A stretch of the Festucalex cinctus isolate MCC-2025b chromosome 20, RoL_Fcin_1.0, whole genome shotgun sequence genome encodes the following:
- the drd3 gene encoding D(3) dopamine receptor isoform X1 — translation MAMLSEAEQPWWNASDERNGSGEASESDAGNSERNYYAMLYSLLILAIVFGNVLVCLAVLRERSLQTTTNYLVVSLAVAWAVYLEVVGGAWLFSRLYCNVFVTLDVMMCTASILNLCAISIDRYTAVVMPVLYNTTHRSRKRVFAMIATVWVLAFAVSCPLLFGFNTTDDPLVCSISNPDFVVYSSVVSFYLPFMVTLLVYIRIYIFLRMRRKRITFSQASGKGHPGSMPPSVEMCLQDDPAKTNHDLSPIRIRVQCVEPSGPSKSDLLSGCLWRKRPKTGPVENSALPPVDMQNYCSISHASCGRTELDAEHDDVALGSGGSAAKAAENSRQAALSMGASCEVKDVSNGRTHTALRRVNNNNPRFRSMHAREKKATQMLAIVLGVFLICWLPFFVTHILNTHCRTCAVPPGLYSAFTWLGYVNSALNPIIYTTFNVEFRRAFIKILSC, via the exons ATGGCGATGCTTAGCGAAGCAGAGCAGCCATGGTGGAACGCGTCGGACGAGCGCAACGGCAGCGGCGAGGCGTCGGAGTCGGACGCCGGCAACAGCGAGCGGAACTACTACGCCATGCTCTACTCCCTCCTCATCCTGGCTATCGTGTTCGGCAATGTGCTGGTGTGCCTCGCCGTGCTGAGGGAACGCTCCCTGCAGACCACCACCAACTACCTGGTGGTCAGTCTGGCCGTGGCCTGGGCCGTCTACCTGGAG GTGGTCGGCGGTGCCTGGCTCTTCAGCCGCCTCTACTGTAACGTCTTCGTCACGCTGGATGTGATGATGTGCACCGCCAGCATCCTCAACCTGTGCGCTATCAGCATCGACAG GTACACGGCGGTGGTGATGCCCGTGTTGTACAACACGACGCACCGTTCTCGCAAGCGAGTGTTCGCGATGATCGCCACCGTGTGGGTGCTGGCCTTTGCCGTGTCCTGCCCCTTGCTGTTTGGCTTCAACACCACAG ACGACCCCCTGGTGTGCTCCATCTCCAACCCCGACTTTGTGGTGTACTCGTCAGTGGTGTCTTTCTACCTGCCCTTCATGGTCACGCTGCTGGTCTACATCCGAATCTACATCTTCCTTCgcatgaggaggaagaggatcaCCTTCAGCCAGGCTAGCGGGAAAGGGCACCCCGGCTCCATGCCGCCCTCTGTG GAGATGTGTCTACAGGACGATCCGGCTAAGACCAACCACGACCTGTCACCTATAAGGATCAGAGTG CAGTGCGTGGAGCCCTCGGGCCCGTCCAAATCCGACCTGCTGTCGGGATGTCTGTGGCGCAAGCGGCCCAAAACCGGACCGGTGGAAAACTCAGCACTGCCCCCAGTGGACATGCAGAACTACTGCAGCATAAGCCACGCGTCCTGCGGCCGCACCGAGTTGGACGCTGAGCATGACGATGTGGCGCTGGGGTCCGGCGGCAGTGCGGCAAAGGCGGCTGAGAACAGCCGGCAAGCGGCGCTGTCAATGGGCGCGAGCTGCGAGGTGAAGGATGTGTCCAACGGACGCACGCACACCGCACTGCGGCgagtcaacaacaacaatcccAGATTCAGGAGCATGCACGCCCGCGAGAAGAAGGCCACACAGATGCTGGCCATCGTACTTG GGGTGTTCCTCATTTGTTGGCTGCCCTTTTTCGTCACGCACATCCTGAACACGCACTGCAGGACGTGCGCGGTCCCACCGGGCCTCTACAGCGCCTTCACCTGGCTGGGCTACGTCAACAGCGCCCTCAACCCCATCATATACACCACCTTCAACGTGGAGTTCCGCAGGGCCTTCATCAAGATCCTCAGCTGCTGA
- the drd3 gene encoding D(3) dopamine receptor isoform X2 encodes MAMLSEAEQPWWNASDERNGSGEASESDAGNSERNYYAMLYSLLILAIVFGNVLVCLAVLRERSLQTTTNYLVVSLAVAWAVYLEVVGGAWLFSRLYCNVFVTLDVMMCTASILNLCAISIDRYTAVVMPVLYNTTHRSRKRVFAMIATVWVLAFAVSCPLLFGFNTTDDPLVCSISNPDFVVYSSVVSFYLPFMVTLLVYIRIYIFLRMRRKRITFSQASGKGHPGSMPPSVEMCLQDDPAKTNHDLSPIRIRVCVEPSGPSKSDLLSGCLWRKRPKTGPVENSALPPVDMQNYCSISHASCGRTELDAEHDDVALGSGGSAAKAAENSRQAALSMGASCEVKDVSNGRTHTALRRVNNNNPRFRSMHAREKKATQMLAIVLGVFLICWLPFFVTHILNTHCRTCAVPPGLYSAFTWLGYVNSALNPIIYTTFNVEFRRAFIKILSC; translated from the exons ATGGCGATGCTTAGCGAAGCAGAGCAGCCATGGTGGAACGCGTCGGACGAGCGCAACGGCAGCGGCGAGGCGTCGGAGTCGGACGCCGGCAACAGCGAGCGGAACTACTACGCCATGCTCTACTCCCTCCTCATCCTGGCTATCGTGTTCGGCAATGTGCTGGTGTGCCTCGCCGTGCTGAGGGAACGCTCCCTGCAGACCACCACCAACTACCTGGTGGTCAGTCTGGCCGTGGCCTGGGCCGTCTACCTGGAG GTGGTCGGCGGTGCCTGGCTCTTCAGCCGCCTCTACTGTAACGTCTTCGTCACGCTGGATGTGATGATGTGCACCGCCAGCATCCTCAACCTGTGCGCTATCAGCATCGACAG GTACACGGCGGTGGTGATGCCCGTGTTGTACAACACGACGCACCGTTCTCGCAAGCGAGTGTTCGCGATGATCGCCACCGTGTGGGTGCTGGCCTTTGCCGTGTCCTGCCCCTTGCTGTTTGGCTTCAACACCACAG ACGACCCCCTGGTGTGCTCCATCTCCAACCCCGACTTTGTGGTGTACTCGTCAGTGGTGTCTTTCTACCTGCCCTTCATGGTCACGCTGCTGGTCTACATCCGAATCTACATCTTCCTTCgcatgaggaggaagaggatcaCCTTCAGCCAGGCTAGCGGGAAAGGGCACCCCGGCTCCATGCCGCCCTCTGTG GAGATGTGTCTACAGGACGATCCGGCTAAGACCAACCACGACCTGTCACCTATAAGGATCAGAGTG TGCGTGGAGCCCTCGGGCCCGTCCAAATCCGACCTGCTGTCGGGATGTCTGTGGCGCAAGCGGCCCAAAACCGGACCGGTGGAAAACTCAGCACTGCCCCCAGTGGACATGCAGAACTACTGCAGCATAAGCCACGCGTCCTGCGGCCGCACCGAGTTGGACGCTGAGCATGACGATGTGGCGCTGGGGTCCGGCGGCAGTGCGGCAAAGGCGGCTGAGAACAGCCGGCAAGCGGCGCTGTCAATGGGCGCGAGCTGCGAGGTGAAGGATGTGTCCAACGGACGCACGCACACCGCACTGCGGCgagtcaacaacaacaatcccAGATTCAGGAGCATGCACGCCCGCGAGAAGAAGGCCACACAGATGCTGGCCATCGTACTTG GGGTGTTCCTCATTTGTTGGCTGCCCTTTTTCGTCACGCACATCCTGAACACGCACTGCAGGACGTGCGCGGTCCCACCGGGCCTCTACAGCGCCTTCACCTGGCTGGGCTACGTCAACAGCGCCCTCAACCCCATCATATACACCACCTTCAACGTGGAGTTCCGCAGGGCCTTCATCAAGATCCTCAGCTGCTGA